One segment of Massilia sp. Se16.2.3 DNA contains the following:
- the dnaG gene encoding DNA primase — protein sequence MIPQSFITDLLNRVDIVDVVGRYVQLKKGGANYMGLCPFHSEKSPSFTVSPTKQFYHCFGCGAHGTSIGFLIEYSGMGFIDAVKDLAQGVGMVVPDNDDKIPPMQRAAQQAQTLALSDALTQACDYYRAQLKTAPNAIAYLKNRGLTGEVAARFGMGYAPSGWDNLRSVFPDYDALALVESGLVIDKVDEDGGNKKRYDRFRERVMFPIRNTKGQVIGFGGRVLDSGEPKYLNSPETPLFQKGLELYGLFEARQAIRDAGYVLVTEGYMDVVALAQLGFPQAVATLGTACTSTHVQKLLRQTDNVIFSFDGDKAGRRAARRALEACLPQVSDNKTIQFLFLPEKHDPDSFVREFGADAFAQEINDAMPLSQFLLREVTGEHDLSTPEGRAATQYDAKPLLQAMTPSALRLQIVRGLASLTESTPAEIEGLFELSKPVSVAKKAPPRQGRPQPVGLELQIVRILVAHPALSLTLDESDLQAFDHFGQESSDSLRYLVAVAQALGEYGNFAALSEQLKEGSNHYDRIIAEIASEPESDPDANRVFLACAVREIKIDALKQELNQLFSKGLTPDQVSTRYREIVAQQQLLESEQAAARSPR from the coding sequence GTCAGCCCCACCAAACAGTTCTATCACTGCTTCGGTTGCGGTGCCCATGGCACCTCGATCGGCTTCCTGATCGAATACTCGGGCATGGGTTTCATCGATGCGGTGAAAGACCTGGCCCAGGGCGTCGGCATGGTCGTGCCCGACAACGACGACAAGATTCCCCCGATGCAGCGCGCCGCCCAGCAGGCGCAAACGCTGGCCCTGTCCGATGCGCTGACGCAAGCCTGCGACTATTACCGTGCGCAACTGAAAACCGCGCCGAATGCCATCGCCTATCTGAAGAACCGCGGCTTGACCGGCGAAGTCGCTGCCCGTTTCGGCATGGGCTACGCGCCTTCCGGATGGGACAACCTGCGCTCGGTCTTCCCCGACTACGATGCCCTGGCGCTGGTCGAATCGGGCCTGGTGATCGACAAGGTCGATGAAGATGGCGGCAACAAGAAACGCTACGACCGCTTCCGCGAGCGCGTCATGTTCCCGATTCGCAACACCAAAGGGCAGGTGATCGGCTTCGGCGGCCGCGTGCTCGATAGTGGCGAACCGAAATACCTGAATTCGCCGGAAACCCCGCTGTTCCAGAAAGGCCTGGAACTGTACGGCCTGTTCGAGGCGAGGCAAGCCATCCGCGACGCCGGCTATGTGCTGGTGACGGAAGGCTACATGGACGTCGTCGCACTGGCCCAGCTCGGCTTCCCGCAAGCGGTAGCGACGCTCGGCACCGCCTGCACCAGTACGCACGTGCAAAAGTTGCTGCGCCAGACCGACAACGTCATCTTCAGTTTCGACGGAGATAAAGCCGGCCGCCGCGCCGCGCGCCGTGCGCTGGAAGCGTGTTTGCCGCAGGTAAGCGACAACAAGACCATCCAGTTCCTGTTCCTGCCCGAAAAGCACGACCCGGACAGCTTCGTGCGTGAATTCGGCGCAGATGCCTTCGCCCAGGAAATCAACGACGCCATGCCGCTGTCGCAGTTCCTGCTGCGTGAAGTGACGGGCGAACACGATTTGTCGACGCCGGAAGGGCGCGCCGCCACCCAGTACGACGCCAAACCCCTGCTGCAGGCCATGACGCCCTCGGCGCTGCGCCTGCAGATCGTGCGCGGCCTGGCCAGCCTGACGGAATCGACGCCGGCCGAGATCGAGGGCCTGTTCGAACTGTCGAAACCGGTGTCGGTCGCGAAAAAGGCGCCGCCGCGCCAGGGCAGGCCGCAGCCGGTCGGATTGGAATTGCAGATCGTGCGCATCCTGGTGGCGCATCCGGCCCTGTCGCTGACGCTCGACGAGTCCGACTTGCAGGCCTTCGACCATTTCGGCCAGGAGTCGAGCGACTCCCTGCGTTACCTGGTAGCCGTTGCCCAAGCCCTGGGGGAATACGGCAACTTCGCGGCGCTGTCGGAACAGCTGAAAGAGGGCAGCAACCACTACGACCGTATCATCGCCGAGATCGCCTCCGAGCCGGAATCGGATCCGGACGCGAACCGGGTCTTCCTGGCATGCGCTGTGAGGGAGATCAAGATCGACGCCTTGAAACAGGAGTTGAACCAGTTGTTTTCCAAGGGACTGACCCCAGATCAGGTGAGTACTCGCTATCGTGAAATCGTAGCCCAGCAGCAGCTCTTGGAGAGCGAGCAAGCCGCTGCCCGGAGCCCCCGCTGA